The Drosophila bipectinata strain 14024-0381.07 chromosome 2L, DbipHiC1v2, whole genome shotgun sequence genome has a segment encoding these proteins:
- the LOC108124399 gene encoding acyl-coenzyme A thioesterase 9, mitochondrial isoform X1, which translates to MKHEITFEINTKIFEMSVRSAMSLRRLCPQLGALRRNSMQTLKYDHSSGTLEDVKQMIQDQLGVEPGYHTVPKCREGLLKYHPKPEELPERSMKDSFTSATLLLGSDPLVRERFVQVTGYVRIGRIMEELDVFAVWICHRHIHLPNLPKGIPLPYTFLTLLVDQAKFLQSQFDTNVDVDLSGHVSYTGRSSIEITMYVRQSGKLLSKAIFVMVARNAVNSAPAPINKLVPGNEQEERIHKEALERHNKRQKIRAQPESKVPPSEEEVKILYNIFQRTRSSKGDLEAPELPEDCRWMSDTRRDCTIHPFPENRNNSNTIGGGFTIRRALETSFIAASLFCGAPAMVSFLSDVTFERPIRVNSFITMSAYVVYTHENYLQTMVTVTAIDAETGTRIHCNALYLTYVCANKMKEVMPKSYHEGLWNLRGRRQFRRFIKSAKLEDYDKDGPSSDDTKPDTKPCKCGDGKK; encoded by the exons atgaaacatGAAATTACTTTCGAAATAAACaccaaaattttcgaaatgaGTGTCAGGAGCGCGATGTCCCTCCGGCGATTGTgtccacagctgggagccctTCGCCGGAACAGTATGCAGACCCTAAAATATGATCACAGTTCGGGGACCTTGGAGGATG TGAAGCAGATGATACAGGACCAGCTAGGAGTTGAGCCGGGCTATCACACTGTTCCAAAGTGTAGAGAGGGCCTTCTGAAGTATCACCCGAAGCCGGAAGAATTGCCCGAACGCTCCATGAAGGATTCTTTCACATCAGCCACTCTACTCCTGGGATCAGATCCGCTAGTTCGCGAACGATTCGTTCAGGTTACGGGATATGTGAGAATAGGCAGGATAATGGAGGAACTGGACGTATTTGCTG TCTGGATCTGTCATCGTCATATCCATTTGCCCAACTTACCAAAGGGTATTCCTCTTCCGTATACGTTCCTGACCCTTTTGGTGGATCAGGCCAAGTTCCTACAATCTCAATTCGACACAAATGTGGATGTGGATCTTTCTGGTCATGTGTCCTATACTGGTCGCAGCTCCATCGAGATTACTATGTATGTGCGGCAAAGTGGGAAGCTCTTATCGAAGGCTATTTTCGTAATGGTGGCCCGCAACGCTGTGAACAGTGCTCCGGCTCCAATCAATAAACTGGTGCCCGGAAACGAGCAGGAGGAGCGCATCCACAAGGAGGCCTTAGAGCGGCACAACAAGCGTCAGAAGATCCGGGCACAACCAGAATCGAAGGTGCCGCCATCCGAAGAGGAGGTTAAAATCctgtataatatttttcagcGGACGAGGAGCAGCAAGGGAGATTTGGAGGCACCAGAGCTCCCGGAGGACTGTCGCTGGATGTCGGATACGCGGCGGGATTGCACGATTCATCCGTTTCCTGAGAACAGAAACAACTCGAACACCATCGGTGGCGGCTTCACCATTCGCCGGGCCTTGGAGACTAGTTTCATTGCGGCCAGTCTCTTCTGCGGCGCACCCGCCATGGTTAGCTTCTTATCGGACGTCACGTTTGAACGCCCGATACGCGTCAACAGCTTTATAACGATGTCAGCTTATGTGGTCTATACCCACGAAAACTATCTCCAAACGATGGTCACGGTGACGGCCATCGATGCCGAGACCGGCACCAGAATTCACTGCAACGCCCTGTACCTCACCTATGTCTGTGCCAACAAAATGAAAGAGGTGATGCCCAAGAGCTACCACGAGGGCTTGTGGAACCTAAGAGGACGTCGTCAATTTCGGCGCTTTATTAAATCAGCGAAACTGGAAGATTACGACAAGGATGGCCCGTCTTCAGATGACACAAAACCTGATACGAAACCGTGTAAATGTGGTGATGggaagaaataa
- the LOC108124399 gene encoding acyl-coenzyme A thioesterase 9, mitochondrial isoform X2, translated as MIQDQLGVEPGYHTVPKCREGLLKYHPKPEELPERSMKDSFTSATLLLGSDPLVRERFVQVTGYVRIGRIMEELDVFAVWICHRHIHLPNLPKGIPLPYTFLTLLVDQAKFLQSQFDTNVDVDLSGHVSYTGRSSIEITMYVRQSGKLLSKAIFVMVARNAVNSAPAPINKLVPGNEQEERIHKEALERHNKRQKIRAQPESKVPPSEEEVKILYNIFQRTRSSKGDLEAPELPEDCRWMSDTRRDCTIHPFPENRNNSNTIGGGFTIRRALETSFIAASLFCGAPAMVSFLSDVTFERPIRVNSFITMSAYVVYTHENYLQTMVTVTAIDAETGTRIHCNALYLTYVCANKMKEVMPKSYHEGLWNLRGRRQFRRFIKSAKLEDYDKDGPSSDDTKPDTKPCKCGDGKK; from the exons ATGATACAGGACCAGCTAGGAGTTGAGCCGGGCTATCACACTGTTCCAAAGTGTAGAGAGGGCCTTCTGAAGTATCACCCGAAGCCGGAAGAATTGCCCGAACGCTCCATGAAGGATTCTTTCACATCAGCCACTCTACTCCTGGGATCAGATCCGCTAGTTCGCGAACGATTCGTTCAGGTTACGGGATATGTGAGAATAGGCAGGATAATGGAGGAACTGGACGTATTTGCTG TCTGGATCTGTCATCGTCATATCCATTTGCCCAACTTACCAAAGGGTATTCCTCTTCCGTATACGTTCCTGACCCTTTTGGTGGATCAGGCCAAGTTCCTACAATCTCAATTCGACACAAATGTGGATGTGGATCTTTCTGGTCATGTGTCCTATACTGGTCGCAGCTCCATCGAGATTACTATGTATGTGCGGCAAAGTGGGAAGCTCTTATCGAAGGCTATTTTCGTAATGGTGGCCCGCAACGCTGTGAACAGTGCTCCGGCTCCAATCAATAAACTGGTGCCCGGAAACGAGCAGGAGGAGCGCATCCACAAGGAGGCCTTAGAGCGGCACAACAAGCGTCAGAAGATCCGGGCACAACCAGAATCGAAGGTGCCGCCATCCGAAGAGGAGGTTAAAATCctgtataatatttttcagcGGACGAGGAGCAGCAAGGGAGATTTGGAGGCACCAGAGCTCCCGGAGGACTGTCGCTGGATGTCGGATACGCGGCGGGATTGCACGATTCATCCGTTTCCTGAGAACAGAAACAACTCGAACACCATCGGTGGCGGCTTCACCATTCGCCGGGCCTTGGAGACTAGTTTCATTGCGGCCAGTCTCTTCTGCGGCGCACCCGCCATGGTTAGCTTCTTATCGGACGTCACGTTTGAACGCCCGATACGCGTCAACAGCTTTATAACGATGTCAGCTTATGTGGTCTATACCCACGAAAACTATCTCCAAACGATGGTCACGGTGACGGCCATCGATGCCGAGACCGGCACCAGAATTCACTGCAACGCCCTGTACCTCACCTATGTCTGTGCCAACAAAATGAAAGAGGTGATGCCCAAGAGCTACCACGAGGGCTTGTGGAACCTAAGAGGACGTCGTCAATTTCGGCGCTTTATTAAATCAGCGAAACTGGAAGATTACGACAAGGATGGCCCGTCTTCAGATGACACAAAACCTGATACGAAACCGTGTAAATGTGGTGATGggaagaaataa
- the Ube4A gene encoding ubiquitin conjugation factor E4 A, protein MSSAGENPFAALLQEAPKSDCVAHKLVEEVLLFTLDKAGAANKRLLSLADVVVDTSDETLSEDLLAHALFERLMLTDTTQISGNASPDALESRAVHYLQGAFSRAERIQAEKKADCSKLLALILNNASTCMRQPDLFAPQNFAAQWMELFEKADEHDTTTQQFLVRVTCKVMEEDESMEALGALKAIFYPMLTELQKQIVKENLITLRNNIFWILGFFVRDKRAAILGELLIDYTTPNPKAKGGDYMDTLLGSLLCISILPKTQNGKFEFFKDLSLNHTDPALWTLLSNHQKSIFLLVKQLLVLSPETKKKTLQWLANCLDANLSRGHLWSSINLNLDQTVHSSASDSFMNNLCSVLTRLCAPLCEPTFKVLLVDPTYCAVADKDRVAKGVSLLKAHEETCLLPAEEGSERLTAEKYNFVTEIFYMTHKCFQLANRPCIERMNRVMRELQNTQTAYGEVVNSDPNNELTKNLMRMMMEQMQQVLCIKNTLSEPTNDTAMVKFFEASAIWLTEVAMLPRENFEQCLDKKDFSPQVLRNLELLSDTPPFVAPYMQSIPEIIIDNIAAYLNFCRRLNADQYLNIYASSHDAIFKMILLFMGSSGLVKNPHLRAKLAEALEFLLPTQVMGSNRQRFITHVFDNHPDRLKVVRSLLNVFVSIEMTGQSVQFEQKFNYRRPMYAIIEFLWTKKEHVQCFRDLAVEAEQNIEAIEPPIFLRFINLLINDAIFVLDESLSNLEQIKQLQQAQDNGEWNSLSHNERQQQLTNLHHLGMLARFDNILGRDTINTLKLLTTEIKSIFCHNSMVDRIAAMLNYFLLHLVGPRKERFNVKDKKEFEFDPAQTVLEISHIYINLSKNDSFCLAVSQDGRSYSDQLFSYAENILIRIGGGQLIGDMSEFAAKVKRMGAQYKEEQELLADAPDEYLDPIISTLMTDPVVLPSSKVTVDRSTIARHLLSDQTDPFNREPLTMDKVKSNEALKREIEQWIEGKRNAASSGSS, encoded by the exons ATGTCGAGCGCCGGGGAGAATCCATTCGCGGCCCTTCTCCAGGAGGCCCCAAAGTCCGATTGCGTGGCCCATAAACTTGTCGAGGAGGTGCTCCTGTTTACGCTGGACAAGGCTGGGGCTGCCAACAAACGTCTGCTTTCCCTTGCTGATGTGGTGGTTGACACCAGTGACGAAACCCTGTCCGAGGACCTTCTTGCCCACGCCCTCTTCGAACGTCTCATGCTGACCGATACAACCCAGATTTCTGGGAACGCCAGCCCGGATGCCTTAGAGTCGCGGGCCGTACACTATTTGCAAGGTGCTTTTTCAAGAGCCGAGCGCATTCAGGCCGAGAAGAAAGCTGATTGCTCAAAGTTGCTGGCATTGATTCTGAACAACGCCAGCACCTGCATGCGTCAACCGGACTTGTTTGCTCCCCAGAACTTTGCAGCCCAATGGATGGAACTGTTCGAGAAGGCCGATGAGCACGACACCACCACCCAACAGTTTCTGGTTCGGGTCACTTGCAAGGTGATGGAGGAAGACGAGAGCATGGAGGCGCTAGGCGCCTTGAAGGCCATATTTTATCCTATGCTCACCGAGCTGCAGAAACAAATCGTCAAGGAGAACTTGATCACGCTTCGAAACAACATATTTTGGATCTTAGGCTTCTTTGTGCGTGACAAGCGAGCTGCGATCCTGGGAGAGTTGTTGATTGACTACACCACACCCAATCCCAAGGCGAAAG GTGGCGACTACATGGACACTCTACTGGGCAGTCTGTTGTGCATCTCGATTCTGCCGAAAACTCAAAATGGAAAGTTCGAGTTCTTTAAAGATCTTTCGTTAAACCATACCGATCCGGCACTCTGGACTCTGCTTTCCAATCACCAGAAATCTATATTTCTTCTGGTTAAGCAGCTTTTGGTTCTTTCTCCCGAAACTAAAAAGAAGACGCTTCAGTGGCTGGCCAATTGTCTGGACGCGAATCTATCCCGTGGTCATCTGTGGAGTAGCATTAATTTGAATCTGGATCAGACGGTCCACAGCTCGGCCAGTGACTCTTTTATGAATAATCTCTGTTCCGTGCTGACTCGTCTATGTGCCCCTCTCTGCGAACCAACATTTAAG GTTCTTCTCGTTGATCCTACATACTGTGCAGTGGCCGACAAGGATCGTGTGGCTAAGGGTGTTAGCCTATTGAAGGCCCACGAGGAAACCTGCCTCTTACCCGCTGAAGAAGGATCGGAGCGTTTAACAGCCGAAAAGTATAATTTCGTGACGGAAATCTTTTACATGACCCACAAGTGTTTCCAACTGGCCAATCGACCTTGCATCGAACGTATGAATCGCGTGATGCGTGAACTGCAGAACACTCAGACAGCCTACGGGGAGGTGGTGAACAGTGATCCCAACAACGAGCTAACTAAAAACCTGATGCGAATGATGATGGAACAAATGCAACAGGTGCTGTGCATTAAAAATACGCTATCGGAACCCACGAACGACACCGCTATGGTCAAGTTTTTCGAAGCCTCCGCCATCTGGTTGACGGAAGTGGCCATGCTGCCCAGAGAGAACTTTGAGCAGTGTCTGGACAAGAAGGATTTCTCCCCGCAGGTGTTGCGGAACTTGGAGCTCCTGTCAGACACACCCCCTTTTGTGGCGCCTTACATGCAGTCCATACCAGAAATCATCATTGACAATATTGCAGCTTACTTGAACTTCTGCCGCCGCTTGAACGCTGACCAATACCTTAACATATACGCCTCGTCACACGACGCCATATTCAAGATGATTCTGTTGTTTATGGGCAGCTCGGGCCTTGTGAAGAATCCCCATTTGCGAGCCAAGCTCGCCGAGGCCCTAGAGTTTCTGCTGCCGACCCAGGTGATGGGAAGTAATCGACAGAGATTTATAACCCACGTCTTTGACAATCATCCAGATCGCTTAAAAGTGGTTCGCAGTTTGCTCAATGTTTTCGTCAGCATCGAGATGACCGGTCAGTCAGTGCAATTCGAACAGAAGTTCAACTATCGCCGCCCAATGTACGCGATCATTGAGTTCCTTTGGACCAAAAAGGAGCACGTTCAGTGCTTCCGGGACCTGGCAGTTGAAGCTGAACAAAATATTGAGGCCATCGAGCCCCCGATCTTTTTGCGATTCATTAATCTGCTGATCAACGATGCCATATTTGTATTGGACGAGTCACTGTCTAATCTGGAGCAGATTAAGCAGCTTCAGCAAGCCCAGGACAACGGTGAATGGAACAGCTTGTCGCACAACGAGCGCCAACAACAGTTGACCAACTTGCATCACCTAGGCATGCTGGCGCGCTTCGACAACATCCTGGGAAGGGACACAATCAACACCCTCAAGCTATTGACGACGGAGATAAAGAGCATCTTCTGTCACAACAGTATGGTGGACCGGATTGCCGCCATGTTGAACTACTTCCTGTTGCATCTGGTTGGACCAAGAAAGGAGCGCTTCAACGTGAAGGACAAAAAGGAGTTTGAATTCGACCCGGCCCAGACTGTGCTCGAGATCTCCCATATTTACATCAACCTGAGCAAGAACGACAGCTTCTGCCTGGCCGTTTCCCAGGATGGACGATCCTACAGTGACCAGCTATTTAGTTACGCCGAAAACATTCTGATTCGTATCGGAGGCGGGCAGTTGATAGGCGACATGTCCGAGTTCGCTGCCAAGGTGAAGCGCATGGGCGCTCAGTAcaaggaggagcaggagctgctGGCCGATGCGCCGGATGAGTATTTGGACCCAATCATTTCCACCCTGATGACGGATCCCGTGGTGCTGCCCAGCTCGAAGGTCACCGTAGATCGTTCCACTATTGCCCGACATCTGCTGAGCGACCAAACAGATCCGTTCAATCGCGAGCCACTCACCATGGACAAGGTGAAGTCCAACGAGGCCCTCAAGCGAGAGATCGAACAGTGGATCGAGGGAAAACGGAATGCAGCCAGCTCGGGCTCGAGTTGA
- the LOC122322048 gene encoding retinol-binding protein pinta, with translation MSLVRPLNPVLQAIACKELNEVPHRVPQDIEALREWVLKQPHLRACTEDQFLLAFLRGTKFSLERAKEKFDRFYTLQSSIPEVFNERRLATDPQVLDIIRMGVILRLPLDPNDPGPCVTIIRAGSYDTGKYKFQDIIRVGSMFGEIMMFEDENATVSGYVEIMDMAGVTGAHLFALQPQLLSKFSAYADEAMPTRQKGIHFINVPPAFETGFNSLKSFFPAKIKSRISVSSDPEAISQLVGRECLPKEYGGSAGTMQDISEAMEVKLSSYAPYFQDSQSFGTDEKLRDIGARVHQDHRSSFGAVGSFRKLEID, from the exons ATGAGCTTGGTGCGCCCTCTGAATCCGGTTCTGCAGGCCATTGCCTGCAAGGAGCTTAATGAAGTCCCCCATCGGGTACCACAGGACATTGAGGCTCTGCGGGAATGGGTACTCAAGCAGCCACATCTACGGGCCTGTACTGAAGACCAGTTCCTACTCGCCTTCCTCCGTGGCACAAAATTTAGCTTGGAGCGGGCCAAGGAGAAGTTTGATAGATTCTACACGCTACAGTCTTCTATTCCCGAAGTCTTTAACGAACGACGATTGGCCACCGACCCCCAAGTTTTGGATATCATAAGAATGGG AGTTATTTTACGACTGCCATTAGACCCAAACGACCCGGGTCCATGTGTAACCATTATTCGAGCTGGATCGTATGATACGGGCAAATACAAGTTCCAGGACATTATTCGAGTGGGTTCCATGTTCGGAGAGATCATGATGTTCGAGGACGAGAACGCCACAGTCAGCGGCTATGTGGAGATAATGGACATGGCTGGAGTGACAGGAGCGCATCTCTTTGCTCTCCAGCCGCAGTTACTAAGCAAGTTCTCAGCCTATGCGGACGAGGCGATGCCGACACGCCAGAAGGGCATTCACTTTATTAACGTCCCACCGGCCTTTGAAACAGGCTTCAATTCGCTGAAATCCTTTTTTCCCGCCAAAATCAAGAGCAGG ATCTCTGTCAGTTCTGATCCGGAGGCCATATCCCAGTTGGTGGGTCGTGAATGCTTGCCAAAGGAATACGGCGGATCTGCCGGAACCATGCAGGATATCAGCGAAGCGATGGAGGTTAAGCTATCTAGTTACGCCCCATACTTCCAGGACTCCCAAAGCTTCGGCACGGATGAGAAGTTGAGGGACATCGGAGCTCGTGTGCATCAAGATCATCGATCATCATTTGGGGCTGTGGGCTCCTTTCGTAAACTGGAAATCGACTAA
- the LOC108124309 gene encoding uncharacterized protein: MNQVWVFFKLIEVVLGALCMFIHMRGASLWPQYVPHDVIYCAVFLSFTALAALGAFRLLITQKCVLSAQLILTLSAMIAHYFCGLLVMRDIVNSPILKALNDTSEYMEHPAFAICKQQSIAALVTGTMYLMHMFHVLDLLMRMEPGDWRRQATGLFQMFTLDELAGRTTGLFVLSQPVDDFLCDRCEFYDTLAHSQPMHFRQNYEEETQFINRMWSVFGEARRKFCLTDTFDNSDESYMSTPTITSSDSFELQLSRDDWSMEDEALRYPIDWRGVSDSSSLWAQIEDRSSQATASTTRSTAERSNNWELDDQRKSEIMLVNEGATRKSIWDEEDNYEKSNIWTVKRSSTNQPLTPDSESREESDEEYYEMENVQLGSTKRDSASETEAPLDPFGFDKDSQNTPTNNPTKTQKSAK, from the coding sequence ATGAACCAGGTATGGGTGTTTTTCAAGTTGATTGAGGTAGTCCTGGGCGCACTCTGTATGTTCATTCACATGCGTGGAGCAAGCTTGTGGCCCCAATACGTGCCACATGATGTCATATACTGCGCCGTTTTTCTTTCCTTCACGGCCCTAGCTGCCCTGGGGGCATTTCGCTTGTTAATCACTCAGAAATGTGTACTGTCCGCACAACTGATACTAACTCTGAGTGCCATGATTGCACATTACTTCTGCGGCCTATTGGTGATGCGGGACATCGTAAATAGCCCCATCCTCAAGGCCCTAAACGACACCAGCGAATACATGGAGCATCCTGCTTTCGCAATATGCAAGCAGCAAAGTATCGCTGCCTTGGTCACGGGCACCATGTACCTAATGCACATGTTTCACGTCCTGGATCTGCTGATGCGCATGGAGCCCGGGGACTGGCGACGACAGGCGACGGGACTGTTCCAAATGTTCACCCTGGACGAGTTGGCAGGTCGCACCACCGGACTATTCGTCCTTTCTCAGCCGGTGGACGATTTCCTGTGTGACAGATGTGAATTCTACGACACGCTTGCCCACTCGCAGCCCATGCACTTCCGGCAAAACTACGAGGAGGAGACTCAGTTCATAAACCGCATGTGGTCCGTATTTGGAGAGGCGCGGAGGAAATTCTGTCTGACGGATACCTTCGATAATAGCGATGAAAGCTATATGTCAACGCCAACTATAACCAGCTCTGACTCCTTCGAACTACAGCTTTCCCGCGACGATTGGTCCATGGAGGACGAAGCCCTCCGATACCCAATCGACTGGCGGGGAGTTAGTGACTCCTCCAGCCTGTGGGCCCAGATCGAAGACAGAAGCAGTCAGGCTACCGCTAGCACCACCAGGTCCACCGCAGAAAGAAGCAATAATTGGGAACTTGATGACCAGAGAAAATCAGAGATCATGCTGGTTAACGAAGGAGCTACCAGAAAGAGTATCTGGGACGAGGAGGATAATTATGAAAAATCGAACATCTGGACGGTGAAGCGAAGTTCGACCAACCAGCCCTTAACCCCCGATAGCGAGTCGAGGGAAGAAAGCGACGAAGAATACTATGAGATGGAAAATGTCCAACTCGGATCAACCAAAAGAGATTCGGCATCCGAGACTGAAGCTCCGTTGGATCCTTTTGGTTTCGATAAAGATTCTCAGAATACACCGACAAATAAcccaacaaaaacacaaaaatctgCTAAGTAA
- the LOC122322049 gene encoding uncharacterized protein — protein MTSIVSLNEDCLLQIVEFLDIEEQLQLWQATESTSRLNSVVAYAWQRQSKHSIHRETFDDRPELLEDFLQAIRSSVVELTLNYLPMSQLELWRKHIFPNIRELYYMGDEDGDADVDSEVEILLHCFPLVESIGLGGNCSGRYIDQFRNLRRLDLQLCWFLSTQCFEDICRNLPLQSLNIQWRRADEDAYVRAISTLHDLEELELEIVHLAPENIPQLINLPKLRKLRIHNFDQLDDLLSEIGRLRGHDVGQNHVCIFSNFHPILKRNTLIDLWIDSA, from the exons ATGACGAGTATAGTGAGTCTCAACGAGGACTGTTTGCT TCAAATTGTAGAGTTCCTTGATATCGAAGAACAACTGCAGTTGTGGCAGGCCACCGAGTCCACTTCCCGCCTCAATTCTGTGGTTGCATATGCCTGGCAGCGCCAAAGTAAACATTCTATTCACCGGGAAACATTCGACGATAGACCAGAACTACTCGAGGACTTTCTGCAAGCCATAAGGTCGTCAGTGGTGGAGCTAACATTGAACTACTTGCCCATGTCACAACTTGAACTGTGGAGGAAACATATATTTCCTAATATACGGGAATTGTACTACATGGGGGATGAAGACGGTGACGCAGACGTCGACTCTGAGGTCGAAATATTGCTGCACTGTTTTCCCCTGGTGGAATCCATTGGCCTGGGCGGAAATTGCTCTGGTCGGTACATCGACCAATTTAGAAATCTACGGCGACTGGACCTTCAACTGTGCTGGTTCTTGAGCACACAGTGCTTTGAGGATATCTGCAGAAACCTGCCGTTGCAGTCCCTGAACATCCAGTGGCGGCGGGCCGATGAGGACGCCTATGTACGAGCCATCTCTACTTTACACGACCTGGAGGAACTCGAACTGGAGATTGTCCATTTGGCACCGGAAAATATCCCCCAGCTTATAAACCTGccaaaattaagaaaacttCGCATTCACAACTTTGATCAGTTGGACGATCTTTTGTCGGAAATTGGCCGGTTGCGGGGACACGATGTGGGCCAGAACCATGTCTGtatcttttccaattttcatccgatccttaaacggaataccttaatcgatttgtggatcgattccgCATAA